Below is a window of Nicotiana tabacum cultivar K326 chromosome 19, ASM71507v2, whole genome shotgun sequence DNA.
ATTATGCCACTCTGATTGGTGAAATATAATTTTTGAGAACCTTTCAACAGGGAACAGCTGGCGATTTATAAACGTTGAATGTTAAACACGTAATCAACTCCATACATTCTCCTTGAAGGGACCATCATCCTGTAATAATTTCATAACAAGTTTAACCTGTAGGAAAATGCAAGCAGACAGATTAGTGAAAACTCGCCATATTGAAGTGGTTCCATCttcaaatatttgaagataatcTTGAAAAGCAACTAAACATCTTTATTTCATCAGCACATCAAGATAGTGTTTAACCGATTATGTAGAGATTTTTGTATAACAATCTAAACTAGGCTACGGCTGGAGGATTTTTGGAGgggaacaaaaaaaaaattgttcagaCTGACGGGGAGAGTCCATTAAAGAGTACCCATATGGGTCTGTTGTCAGACTCTTTCATCTGATATATTCCCAGGATTATATGGCGTTCCCCTGAGAAACGCATATTGACCACTACATTGTTACCCATCAACCACGATAAAGTAGTGTTTTGTAATTGATTTACGGACTCATATCCTGATGGAGAGCTTCACTGCCTTGGGACTGTCAGCAGAGCTCTTTATGTGGTCCTTCAAATCTAACCTTGGCAGATTTATCTGGACGATACCTTCTCCGTGAAAGATGATCCAAGATGGTCGGTTAGAATAATATGAGGCTACAAACTGGTCGGAATATGTAGCACCTATTGGCTTAAAAGGACAGGAAATTATATTGACACTAAGAATGCGCCTTCCAAGCTTCCTGGATCTTCGGTTGGGGAAAGAAGTCTTATAAAGCTATGAAAAttcatttttctaagttcaagaCAACCTCGTGACCTTGTCGTTTAGGTGCTTCTGCTCGTAAAATATGTTCTTACCTATTATGCGaaataagtttttcttttctaattttccTTTGAGGAGAAAAAAAATCCTTTGAGAAAAAGGTAACTGTCATCTGAAATGCTTTTCATTGGGAAGAATAGTCACCTGAGTAGATTCTCGTACCAAGAAATCATCAAAGACTCGCTTAAAATCCTCATCTAGAACATAGTGACAGCTGTAAGTAGTCACTGGCATATATCCCCTCTGAATTTTGTGTTCACCTTGAGCACCAGCCTCTACTGTGCCAAGATTAAGTTCAATCGCCGCTTCTATGGCCTGAGAAGCAGATCAAGAGAAATTAGATATCAATTTTCAAGCAGGAAACATTTAAGACTTAGAGGAGCCTGATTTACTTCTGAACCTCTACAAGCTAATTCTTGAAACATACGAGTTTCTGCAATCAATACTGCAAATCAAACTGAAATTCTACACTATGAAAAACACAACTAGTTATCTCTGGGGACAATATTGTTATAAGTAAAGAACACCTGCACGCGGCAAGAcacattcttctcttttttctaatTGATGGTTCAAAATACCTGGTAATAACATGCTTCAAAATGCAAATTCGCATAATAGGCTCCTGGGAGACATCCCCATAGTCGTCCATACAAGGTATCTCCTCCAATAAGATTAAGGGCTGCAGCTACAAGCTCATCACCTTCTTCAGCAACAATAAGCAGTACATTGTCATCCATCTTTGCACCCATTTGATGAAAAAAATCTCTCGTCAAATAAGCAGTACCCCACCTAAAGAGACAGAGAACACACATTAGATAATGCAGGTACAAAAATACAGCTGTAAAGTACACTAAGTAGAATAATTTAGCTGATAAAGTTTAGTTAAGATAGTATTATGAAGAGAAAAAATGTATGGTCCAAAGAAAAGAACTCCTACTTGTTGTCGGCTGTATTTCTGTAGAACTTATAAAACGTGTCCCAATGGCTAGCCTGCCAGTACAATAGACAAACATGAAATGGGAATTTCAATATtattcaaggacataattatagcTGCACGTGACGGGCGGTTCATGTGCCTTAAAACAAGAAATTAGCATTTCACATAAAAAACCATAATTAATTTGGGGGGAAGCTGGGTGGAGGGGAGTCCAGCTGTAAAGGGCCTCACTTGTTCATAATGTGATTTAAAAGTGCCGAGCAGATTACACCAGGCCATCGCAGAAAGATAGAGATAAATGATATACACACAATATTTAAACCTTTAGGAAAAGGATAATAGTAGATGACATGATCACAATCAGGTAATTTATCCCAATAAAAAGAATAAGTAAAAACATTAAACATATGAACAGATAAAGTTAGTAAAGGTACcaatcctttttttttcttttttgagtaTTTGCACAACTAGTCTATTTATGTTTAGAAAATAAAGTTAAACACCACATACTTAAAAGAGAAGATAGACACAACAAATTGCTGTTACGACTCTCGAGAAAAATATACCCTATTCCAACAAAGTCACCCCAGCTCAAGTAACTAATTAAATGGGAAGTCAAAAGCTTCAACAACACACCTTGATTTCATATCCTCTTAAGCGTTTCATGGTCACATTTTGAGccgatacctgaaataagaaaagATCTTATCAGTATTTTGCAAGTTTGAAGACATTGAGAAGCGAGAGGAGGTAGAAGCACTATATAGCTAATTATGAAACTAAAAGGAAATATTATACTCCTCTAAGAAAAATCTTGATGTAATAGATAGAAATAAGCAAGAACACAGGATGAAGAAAAGATGGCACTGCAGCAAGCCATACAGCCATGGCAATAAAGCGACGCTGCAGATGCAGCACAACTAAATAAACAATAGTAAAGCCTTGtttatacaacaataatagattcgTTCTTGATTTTACGAGAGCCAATATAAGCATGTTCCCAGTAGGATtggatataatttagatttaagaCCAAAGTGCTCCAGTCATTTGGTTTTCTGAAGCAGGGAACTTTATATGTTCCGTGTACCACAGACGGGTTCTCTGCAATATATTCTAACGAACTGCTCTATGATACAAGTTTCAGCATGGGCATGTGTGACTAAAAGGCACGTCTAATTGTTATTATACACCACGTTCATTTTTAAATTAGATATTTTAGAttcaaattcttttctttatacaGCCTCTTTTAGAGAATCTTCTAGAGCTATTGACTGGCCAAGCAATTTTCAAGAAAAAGGAACAACTACTTCTACAAACCTTCTTGCGCTCTTGACGAATGTTCTTCCTCTTACTTTGCTTCATGTCCATCAAAAACTCATCAAAGCTGAATAATGCAACAAACTTATAACAATCAAGAAGAAACAAAAACTCATTATCATGATGTAGTGGTAAATCCGAACACATAAAACTGCGGACAAAATTCAAAGATCTATCTGATGTTCTTCAGATGAAGCAGTTTCAATTACTTTGAtggctttttcttttttggagatTAATGGTAGTGTCCAAGCTAGCTTGCACATACCTCGACTAATCCACTAGGTACCTTCTACCTCCCAACCAACACAGGAACAAGGTAACCTTACCTATCAAGATTTAGATAGATGAAAACAATTCACCTAGTGTCGCATGTGGGAGATTCGAACCTTGGTTCCCAAGGTTGTTACTCCAACTCTAAGATAGCAAGGCCACCCCTTCCATTGTGTTTCCTTTAGAGGTACTACCAAAGGAAATCTATTTAACCCAATTACCAATAAGACTTTGCTTATCTCCACAAGCATCAAGCTCCTTCATTCCACACATCAACCACCACATGAGGCATTCGGAATCTATAGTTCAATAGAATGTAATATGACCAAATGAAATAAGATCGCCtactaagaagaagaaaaagaataaactACAAGCTACAACTATGTGAAATCCATTCCTCTAAATCTCAGAGCAACTTATCTCAAGTAAGAAGTAGATCTACATACTCACCTTTTATAATTACGATTTTTCCAATGATACTGCATTCCAATCCTTTGCAGGAAACCTTTCTCCTTCAGCTTGTGCCACTCATTTGCGGTGGGAAAAGTAATATGTAGAGATGAAACGTTGAACTGTCAAGGTAAATGTCATCACAATACAGAAAAATGGAGTATTTTTATGCATATGAAATATAGTGCATTCCAAACAATGATTCTTATAACTCACAAATCTTTATCAAGTCAGACTAATAGAAATCACACCTTCCGTTAAATAAGGATAACAGAAACAATTGGCTTTAATATGCAGGATCTTCCATACCCAATGAGCAAcagttaataaaaataaaaagaatcagATAGAGTTTACAAATGGACGAGGTAAAAAAGGTATTTACGAAATTCAAAGTATTATGAAGTATGATGAACATGAAGAAAAGCATACCTTGACTGCCAAATCTTTCATTGCAGAGACCAGAATGTCAAAGACTTGATCTCTATTTGATGTGTTACGGACCAAGATCCTCGGGCCAGTAACAGGAGTGAAAGGTACCGAGCACTGCAGCTTCGGATAATAGCTCAAACCATAATTGTAGTAGGCATTTGCCCAAGAATGATCGAACACATATTCACCATAAGAATGGCTGCAGATTTGGATCAGAAGGAGTTAGCCAAGCATGTCATCAGAAAAAAGTCGAGATATTATACAATAAaggaaacaaattaaaagcatggTCCAGAAATAGCATGGCAGATGTTGAACCTTTTGAGATAGAGGGGAACAACACCtaagatattattattttcatccttTGCAATGATGTGTTGTGGCATCCAGCCAGTTCCCTGAGAAAGAATATAAGCTTTTCTTCCATCAAAAAAGGTCATAACAATGACAGAGGCAGCACTAAATTGATGATCACGAAGATAGAAAAGATACTTAATTAGCTAGCTGCCCTGTTACTTTCAAGAGAATTTGGTTGAATAAGAGTTAGCATCAAATCTGTCCCAAAAATAGTATTGGTGATATCCAAAGAATGGTAATCGATATTCATAATTACCCCCAAAATATTGCAGATACTAAGAGAGAATAAACAACCTAAACCAGGAGCATTCACTGTAATAGATAATAGTAAGCTAACAAACAAAATCAACTGTTAAATAAACAAACACTAGTACGCAAAGACAGCGAGAGAAGATAAATAATGGCAGGTGTACTTCTTTTAACCATGCAACAAAATAAACAATCAAGCAAAGGATTCTAAGCAGAAGTCATCAAAGTGATA
It encodes the following:
- the LOC107806593 gene encoding uncharacterized protein LOC107806593; its protein translation is MAIAGTAPYSPFLGNTIPFHFGKSPSVQFTHNNSVCIFKVKALFWGSRKTVQPAADNVLSLGQFTLSGAADSQGDMGASEKISISVVSSISAVSPDEWDSCSLDSTGTQQFNPFLSHGFLSSLEDSGSAVEGTGWMPQHIIAKDENNNILGVVPLYLKSHSYGEYVFDHSWANAYYNYGLSYYPKLQCSVPFTPVTGPRILVRNTSNRDQVFDILVSAMKDLAVKFNVSSLHITFPTANEWHKLKEKGFLQRIGMQYHWKNRNYKSFDEFLMDMKQSKRKNIRQERKKVSAQNVTMKRLRGYEIKASHWDTFYKFYRNTADNKWGTAYLTRDFFHQMGAKMDDNVLLIVAEEGDELVAAALNLIGGDTLYGRLWGCLPGAYYANLHFEACYYQAIEAAIELNLGTVEAGAQGEHKIQRGYMPVTTYSCHYVLDEDFKRVFDDFLVRESTQVKLVMKLLQDDGPFKENVWS